The Rhineura floridana isolate rRhiFlo1 chromosome 10, rRhiFlo1.hap2, whole genome shotgun sequence genome includes a region encoding these proteins:
- the STEAP2 gene encoding metalloreductase STEAP2: protein MESISMMGSPKSLNETFLPNGVNGIKDTSKITIGIIGSGDFAKSLTIRLIRCGYRVVIGSRNPKFAAEFFPHVVDVTHHEDAVAKANLIFVAIHREHYAALWDLKHLLVGKILVDVSNNMRINQYPESNAEYLASLFPDSFVVKGFNVISAWALQLGPKDASRQVYICSNSVQARHQVTELARQLNFTPLDLGALSSAREIENLPLRLFTLWKGPVVVAVSLATFFFIYSFIRDVIHPYVRNQQSDFYKIPIEIVNKTLPVVAITLLSLVFLSGLLAAAYQLYSGTKYRRFPPWLENWLQCRKQLGLLSFFFATVHVVYSLCLPMRRSERYLFLNMAYQQVHANVENSWNEEEVWRIEMYVSFGIMSLGLLSLLAVTSIPSVNRSLNWREFSFIQSTLGYVALLISTFHVLVYGWKRAFEEQYYRFYTPPNFVLALVLPCAVILGKIILLLPCVSRKLRRIRRGWERRQFMEDGSGTGSHPSPERVTVM from the exons ATGGAATCAATTTCTATGATGGGAAGCCCTAAATCATTAAATGAAACTTTCTTGCCCAATGGTGTAAATGGTATCAAGGACACCAGTAAGATCACAATAGGCATAATTGGAAGTGGAGATTTTGCGAAATCACTGACCATTAGGCTTATTAGGTGTGGGTACCGTGTGGTCATAGGAAGCAGAAATCCTAAATTTGCTGCTGAGTTCTTTCCACATGTGGTCGATGTCACTCATCATGAAGATGCTGTAGCAAAAGCAAATTTAATTTTTGTTGCTATACATCGAGAACACTATGCTGCTTTGTGGGACCTCAAACATCTGCTTGTTGGTAAAATCCTTGTAGATGTCAGCAACAACATGAGAATCAACCAGTATCCAGAATCTAATGCAGAATACTTGGCATCACTTTTCCCAGATTCTTTCGTTGTCAAAGGATTCAATGTTATTTCAGCCTGGGCTCTGCAGTTAGGACCAAAAGATGCTAGCAGACAG GTCTACATATGCAGTAACAGTGTTCAAGCTCGCCATCAAGTTACTGAGCTTGCCCGTCAGCTCAACTTTACTCCCCTTGACCTGGGTGCTTTATCGTCTGCAAGGGAGATTGAAAATTTACCTCTTCGGTTGTTCACACTGTGGAAAGGACCAGTAGTAGTGGCTGTCAGCCTGGCCACCTTTTTCTTCATCTATTCATTCATCAGAGATGTAATACATCCTTATGTAAGGAACCAACAGAGTGATTTCTACAAGATTCCTATTGAGATTGTGAATAAGACGTTGCCAGTTGTTGCTATCACTTTATTGTCTCTAGTGTTTTTATCAGGGCTCCTGGCAGCTGCTTATCAACTTTATTCTGGCACTAAATACAGACGATTTCCACCTTGGTTAGAGAACTGGTTGCAGTGTAGAAAACAGCTTGGACTGCTTAGTTTTTTCTTTGCAACTGTACATGTGGTTTACAGCCTATGCTTGCCCATGAGGAGGTCGGAACGGTACTTATTCCTAAATATGGCTTACCAGCAG GTCCATGCAAATGTTGAAAATTCATGGAATGAGGAAGAAGTCTGGCGAATTGAAATGTATGTCTCCTTTGGAATAATGAGCCTCGGGCTGCTTTCCCTGTTGGCTGTAACTTCTATTCCTTCAGTAAACAGATCGTTAAATTGGAGGGAATTCAGTTTTATTCAG TCTACACTTGGATACGTCGCTCTGCTCATAAGTACTTTCCATGTGTTAGTTTACGGGTGGAAAAGAGCCTTTGAGGAACAATACTACAGATTTTACACACCACCAAATTTTGTTCTTGCACTTGTCTTGCCTTGTGCAGTAATCCTGGGTAAGATAATTTTGCTTCTACCATGTGTAAGCAGGAAATTGAGGCGGATAAGAAGAGGATGGGAAAGAAGACAATTTATGGAAGATGGAAGTGGAACTGGTTCACATCCCTCACCAGAAAGGGTTACAGTCATGTGA